One window from the genome of Dyella sp. A6 encodes:
- the fucP gene encoding L-fucose:H+ symporter permease, translated as MASANTVAVEARLQTVRRAGRLPLFLVVSLFFLWGVANNLNDVLVAQFKRAFTLTDFQSGLVQGAFYVGYFLVAIPAGMFMRRYGYKGAMLFGLLLYGVGALLFWPAAVMATYGMFLCALFIIAGGLAFLETSANPLVTLLGSPETAAARLNWAQAFNPLGSIFGVVVGQIFILSETTPATVSPTLSAAARHVRSVHEAEAVQLPYLIIGLVVLGWAVLIASTRFPDSGRDDATEPQNKGGALWRVLRNGHFMSAVVAQFFYVGAQVSVWSYTIRYVQATMPGTPAREAANFLTAALVCFMLGRFAGAGMMRYLRPPRLLAMFAVVDVLLAVYAALVPGMSGACALVACSFFMSVMYPTIFALGVGDRHGNERKLGSSVLVMAIIGGAVLTGVMGAVSDAYGIAHAMLVPGMCFVVVLAFARSRWKGRV; from the coding sequence ATGGCATCGGCAAATACGGTTGCAGTCGAAGCAAGGCTGCAGACAGTGAGGCGAGCCGGGCGGTTGCCGTTGTTTCTGGTGGTCAGTCTGTTCTTCCTGTGGGGCGTGGCTAACAATCTGAACGATGTCTTGGTCGCACAGTTCAAAAGGGCATTCACGCTTACCGATTTCCAGTCCGGACTGGTACAGGGTGCGTTCTACGTAGGCTATTTTCTGGTGGCGATTCCTGCCGGCATGTTTATGCGGCGCTATGGATACAAGGGTGCCATGCTTTTCGGCCTGTTGCTCTATGGCGTCGGCGCTCTCCTGTTCTGGCCTGCTGCGGTGATGGCGACCTATGGCATGTTCTTGTGCGCGTTGTTCATCATTGCCGGTGGTCTGGCTTTCCTGGAAACCTCGGCTAATCCACTGGTGACCCTGCTGGGTTCGCCGGAAACCGCCGCAGCCAGGCTCAACTGGGCCCAAGCCTTCAACCCGTTGGGTTCGATCTTCGGAGTGGTGGTTGGCCAGATATTCATTCTTTCGGAAACCACCCCGGCAACGGTATCGCCGACATTGTCGGCTGCCGCGCGGCATGTCCGTTCGGTGCACGAGGCAGAAGCTGTGCAGTTGCCGTACCTGATCATCGGTTTGGTGGTGCTTGGCTGGGCAGTGTTGATCGCGTCGACGCGTTTTCCTGATTCGGGCCGGGATGACGCGACCGAGCCGCAGAACAAGGGCGGCGCGTTGTGGCGGGTGCTTCGCAATGGTCACTTTATGTCGGCGGTAGTAGCGCAGTTCTTTTATGTGGGCGCCCAGGTGAGTGTCTGGAGCTATACGATCCGCTACGTGCAGGCGACGATGCCTGGAACGCCGGCACGTGAGGCGGCCAACTTTCTTACTGCTGCGCTGGTGTGCTTCATGCTCGGGCGTTTCGCCGGTGCCGGCATGATGCGCTATCTGCGGCCGCCCCGCCTGCTCGCGATGTTCGCAGTAGTCGATGTGCTACTGGCGGTGTATGCGGCGCTGGTGCCAGGCATGTCGGGCGCCTGCGCGCTGGTTGCCTGCAGCTTCTTCATGTCGGTGATGTATCCGACCATTTTCGCGCTTGGCGTCGGCGACCGGCATGGCAACGAGCGTAAGCTGGGTTCCTCCGTGCTGGTGATGGCGATCATCGGTGGTGCGGTGCTCACGGGCGTGATGGGGGCGGTGTCTGACGCGTACGGCATCGCGCATGCGATGCTGGTTCCCGGGATGTGTTTCGTCGTGGTGCTGGCCTTTGCCAGAAGTCGCTGGAAAGGGCGGGTATGA
- a CDS encoding IclR family transcriptional regulator produces MTKAPAKYRAPALDKGLDILELLAAAPAPMSITEISEGVGRSRGEIFRMLQVLEERDYIERGESDSSYSITTRLFRLGMEQPPVKSALETAFPIMHRLADEIDQSCHLVVPSGEQIVVVARVDPPGEIGLVVRVGHRRPMSQSASGQVLLAFQSDEIRIRWLQNIAESDPEFDRKKLLRTIRQIQSHGHAISPSQVVDGITDLSAPVMQHGHAVCALTVPFIERRRASIDMDATLRQLHEAASEISEALQYGSPSRVTT; encoded by the coding sequence ATGACCAAAGCCCCTGCAAAGTATCGCGCTCCAGCTCTCGATAAGGGTCTGGACATACTTGAATTGCTGGCCGCCGCACCGGCCCCCATGAGCATCACCGAAATCTCTGAGGGTGTCGGTCGATCGCGCGGCGAGATCTTCCGAATGCTGCAAGTGCTTGAAGAACGTGACTACATCGAGCGTGGGGAAAGTGACAGTAGCTACTCGATCACAACCCGTCTTTTCCGTCTCGGCATGGAACAACCTCCGGTCAAGAGCGCCCTCGAAACTGCATTCCCAATCATGCATAGGCTGGCCGACGAAATAGACCAGTCCTGTCACCTGGTTGTGCCATCAGGGGAACAGATAGTGGTGGTCGCTCGCGTCGATCCTCCCGGAGAAATTGGACTAGTCGTGCGTGTCGGCCATCGTCGCCCTATGTCGCAATCTGCATCAGGTCAGGTGCTGCTGGCGTTCCAGAGCGACGAGATCCGCATACGCTGGCTGCAGAACATCGCGGAATCTGATCCTGAGTTTGATCGAAAGAAACTGCTGCGGACCATTCGTCAAATTCAATCTCACGGACATGCCATCAGCCCAAGCCAAGTCGTGGACGGGATCACCGACCTCTCCGCGCCCGTCATGCAGCATGGTCATGCAGTATGCGCATTAACAGTTCCTTTCATCGAGCGCCGCAGAGCATCGATTGACATGGACGCAACGCTCAGACAATTGCATGAAGCAGCCTCGGAAATTTCCGAGGCGCTTCAGTACGGCAGTCCGTCACGTGTGACGACATGA
- a CDS encoding winged helix-turn-helix domain-containing protein: MYRFDDFQLDPLARELSRDGRAVSLPASAFDCLVYLVEHRERAIGRDELISAVWGRVDVSDNRLAQTIVRLRRALGDAGSEQRYIRTVARVGYRWMPDTTSTERMPTPSVGAFETAPGTDDDTQAPPEHAEARGYWRGAGRRRLYLVTLVLFLPLAGYLGWHLSRTARAPASLHLGRRVAIVLPATVQAPEDWQWLRYGLMELVSNRLRDAKMLTEPSSSTMSLVRQQAGGHGQVAPWLPGFGLQVRPDVAYSGDTWHVRLKARGHDGGTWATSASSGNVLVAARTASELLLAQMGYGGSAAESPSDDTQDALQRIDAARLAGQPETARELINRAPPKIRNQPEVAYALASLDCEEGHASLCEARLLALLKRLPGGRDPYVQGEIFTSLGLLYGSQGQHGRAKASLDRAVAILRSHKGGEALANAYLDRAYEEQVLTKFDDASADLGLARITYILSGDALGAAKVDFELGLLKIRRNQPDAALALLQRARGQFESMGARAMLPTALDGIADVQQIQLQFADELRTSDLFWPLGAHDLGFISAHMRYELTLARASALADNGRTAEAEGLADRLIVQADSSVDATLIAETDELLAVIDLEQGHDMQAARTAAKVLVSDFVLVDPEDCAHAYFVRIEALLHANRLQDAQRQLDEMSRWAARLRTLNAWVSLYLARAQASRSWAMGDRATALDHLKHAMDVAEKMGVPEGIVQVGAPYTLALLATGHVHRAMAVGGVLSAWSATDWRAAWAEACLYGALGHRTAEQQATRRAKRLAGDRSLPMAGTSFIL, encoded by the coding sequence ATGTATCGTTTCGACGACTTCCAGCTCGACCCGTTGGCGCGGGAGTTGAGTCGGGACGGTCGGGCTGTTTCCCTGCCGGCCAGCGCGTTCGACTGCCTAGTCTATCTCGTCGAGCACCGGGAGCGGGCCATTGGGCGGGACGAACTCATTTCCGCGGTGTGGGGACGTGTCGACGTCAGCGACAACCGTCTGGCCCAGACAATCGTTCGCCTGCGGCGCGCACTGGGCGATGCGGGTAGCGAGCAGCGCTACATCAGGACGGTGGCCCGGGTCGGCTACCGTTGGATGCCGGATACCACCTCGACCGAAAGGATGCCTACGCCCTCGGTCGGAGCGTTCGAGACGGCGCCAGGCACTGACGACGACACGCAGGCACCCCCAGAACACGCTGAGGCGCGAGGGTATTGGCGTGGTGCTGGCCGGCGGCGCCTTTATCTCGTCACCCTGGTACTGTTCCTGCCGCTGGCCGGTTACCTCGGCTGGCACCTCAGCCGCACGGCCAGGGCACCGGCGTCGCTGCACCTGGGTCGGCGTGTGGCCATTGTGCTTCCCGCTACCGTCCAGGCGCCCGAGGATTGGCAGTGGCTTCGCTACGGCCTGATGGAGCTGGTATCGAACCGGTTGCGGGATGCGAAGATGCTGACCGAGCCAAGCTCTAGCACGATGAGCCTGGTCCGCCAGCAGGCGGGTGGGCACGGCCAGGTGGCACCATGGCTGCCAGGCTTCGGTCTCCAGGTACGGCCCGATGTCGCGTATTCTGGAGACACTTGGCATGTACGGCTGAAGGCAAGGGGGCATGACGGTGGAACCTGGGCGACCAGTGCGTCGTCCGGAAACGTCTTGGTCGCCGCACGCACCGCCAGTGAACTGCTACTTGCCCAGATGGGCTACGGCGGGAGTGCAGCAGAGTCGCCTTCGGACGATACGCAGGATGCCCTGCAGCGCATCGATGCAGCGCGTCTCGCCGGTCAGCCCGAAACAGCCCGCGAGCTGATCAACCGTGCACCACCGAAAATCCGGAACCAGCCGGAAGTAGCCTATGCCCTGGCCTCGCTCGATTGCGAGGAGGGGCATGCGAGCTTGTGCGAGGCGCGTCTGCTTGCGCTGCTGAAGCGGCTGCCCGGGGGGCGTGATCCATATGTGCAGGGCGAGATTTTCACATCGCTTGGGTTGTTGTATGGCAGTCAGGGTCAACATGGACGAGCGAAGGCCTCGCTGGACCGTGCGGTAGCGATACTTCGGTCGCATAAGGGTGGCGAGGCGTTGGCCAACGCCTATCTCGATCGTGCCTACGAGGAGCAGGTACTGACGAAGTTCGATGATGCCAGCGCGGATCTGGGACTTGCCCGTATTACCTACATCCTGTCGGGCGATGCATTGGGCGCGGCCAAAGTCGATTTCGAGCTCGGTCTGCTCAAGATCCGCCGTAACCAGCCCGATGCCGCGCTGGCACTGTTACAGCGGGCACGGGGCCAATTCGAATCGATGGGAGCCCGTGCCATGCTGCCAACGGCGCTGGACGGTATCGCGGATGTCCAGCAGATACAGCTCCAGTTCGCGGACGAATTGCGGACCAGTGATCTTTTCTGGCCGCTTGGAGCCCACGACCTGGGTTTCATCAGCGCACACATGCGTTATGAATTGACGCTTGCACGCGCCAGTGCACTGGCAGACAACGGCCGCACGGCGGAAGCTGAGGGATTGGCGGACAGGTTGATCGTACAGGCCGATTCCAGCGTCGATGCCACGCTGATTGCCGAGACCGACGAACTCTTGGCAGTGATTGATCTGGAGCAGGGCCATGATATGCAAGCGGCTAGGACGGCGGCCAAGGTTCTTGTATCGGACTTCGTGTTGGTCGATCCGGAGGATTGTGCGCATGCGTACTTCGTCCGCATCGAGGCACTGTTGCATGCGAACCGGCTGCAGGATGCACAACGACAGCTGGATGAGATGTCCCGCTGGGCTGCACGGTTACGGACACTGAATGCCTGGGTCAGCCTCTATCTTGCACGTGCGCAGGCTTCCAGATCATGGGCTATGGGCGACCGGGCGACTGCACTTGACCATTTGAAACATGCCATGGACGTGGCGGAAAAGATGGGCGTTCCTGAGGGGATAGTTCAAGTAGGTGCGCCCTACACGCTGGCGTTGCTGGCGACTGGACACGTCCATCGAGCCATGGCTGTCGGTGGCGTGCTCTCGGCCTGGAGCGCGACCGACTGGCGAGCTGCATGGGCCGAAGCCTGCCTGTACGGTGCCCTGGGGCACCGGACTGCGGAGCAGCAGGCGACCAGACGAGCAAAGCGCCTGGCAGGTGATCGGTCTCTACCTATGGCAGGGACGAGTTTCATTCTGTAG
- a CDS encoding type IV pilin protein, with protein sequence MTRQRGFTLIELMTVIVIIAILSALAVAAYGSYITRSKVRAAESDLSALALNLENELQRQLSYSVHDTKSTAETEQDYPGWKPSQGADFTYTIQSTQTTYELKAHGIDGSLAQCVLTLNNDEAQGAVSGCGAVTSW encoded by the coding sequence GTGACAAGGCAGCGCGGCTTCACCTTGATCGAACTGATGACTGTGATTGTCATCATCGCCATCCTGTCCGCGCTTGCGGTCGCCGCCTACGGCAGTTACATCACACGCAGCAAGGTGCGGGCTGCGGAGAGCGACCTGAGCGCGCTGGCACTCAATCTCGAGAACGAGCTGCAACGCCAGCTGAGTTATTCCGTGCACGATACGAAGAGCACCGCGGAAACCGAACAGGACTACCCCGGCTGGAAGCCGTCGCAGGGGGCGGATTTCACGTACACGATCCAGTCGACCCAGACGACCTACGAGCTGAAGGCGCACGGCATCGACGGTTCGCTCGCCCAGTGTGTGCTCACGCTGAACAACGATGAAGCCCAGGGCGCCGTGAGCGGTTGCGGCGCCGTCACGTCGTGGTGA